ACTCGGGCTCGACGTCGGGACCGTGCGCATCGGCGTCGCGGTGAGCGACCCGGACGGGATCCTCGCCACGCCGGTGGAGACGGTGCGGGCCGAACCGGGCACCGGGGACCACCCGGGTCACGAGCTCGGCCGGATCCTCGACATCGCCGAGGACAACGCCGTCGTCGAGGTCGTCGTCGGTCTGCCTGTGACACTCCGGGGCCGGGACACGGCGAGCACCCGCCGGGCGCGGGTGTACGCGGAGACGCTGCGGGAGGAGCTCGGGCCGTCGGTGCCGGTGCGGCTCGCCGACGAACGCCTGTCCACGATGGCGGCGACGCAGGCCATGCAGGCGTCGGGTGTGTCGGCGAGGAAGGGCCGTGGCCGCATCGACCAGGCGGCCGCGGTGCACATTCTCCAGGGCTGGTTGGACGCGCGGAGGCGCACCATTTCGTGACTTTTGCCCGATCCGTGACAGAATAACGGAAGTGTAAAGATCCGGATGCGACTACGGCACATGCGTGGGTACGGTGGCGAGGCTGCCGTGAGGCGGGTGCCGGACCGTCCGGCGATCCCCTGACCCGAGATGAAAGGCACAGGTCGTCCATGCCGACTACGCGGAGCGCCGAACCGAAGTACCGCCGCCGCCGACAGATGGCCGGAGCGCTGTCGATCGCACTGGTGGTGCTCCTCGTCGCCATCGGCGGCTACGTGTACTACGTCCGTGAGGTCGCCGCGACCCGTGACTACGACGGCACCGGCAACGGCACCGTCGTCATGGTGCGCGTCGACCAGGGTGACTCGGTCGCCTCCCTCACCCAGGAGCTGCTCGACCGGAAGATCATCGGCAGCCGGGGTGCGATGCTCCAGGCCGCCGAGGAGTCGGAGCACTCCGGGTCCGGGGGGCTCCACGCCGGGTACTACCCGCTGCAGGAGAAGATGTCGGCGAAGGCGGTCATGGACACGCTCACCGACGAGTCGAAGCGCCGCGGTGTCGTCGACATCCCCAACGGCCTGCCCCTCGACGACGTCCGCGTCGTCGGCGGCGACACGCGCGAGGGCGTGCTCACGCTCATCTCCCGGCAGACGTGCGAGGGGACCGGGGACCGGGCGACGGACGCGACGTGCGTCACCCCCGAGGAGCTGAGCGACACGATCGCGCAGACCTCCCCGGAGGAGCTCGGTGTCCCGGCGTGGGCGGTCAAGCCCGTCTCGGCGCGCGGGGACGACCCGCGGCGCATCGAGGGCCTCATCGCCCCCGGCGTCCACCTCTTCGACCCGACGAGCGAGCCGAAGCAGATCATCCACGACATCGTCGCCTCCTCGGCCGAGACGTACGAGGGCACGGGGCTCGAGCGCTCCGCGCAGTCGCTGGGGCTCACGCCGTACCAGGTCATCACCGCCGCCTCGCTCATCGAGCGGGAGGCCCCGGAGGGGGACTTCGACAAGGTCGCCCGCGTGATCCTCAACCGCCTCCACGAGAACAAGAAGCTCGAGTTCGACTCGACGGTGAACTACAGCGTCGACGAGCAGGAGGTCGCGACGACCGACGAGGACCGTGCCCGCCGCACCCCGTGGAACACCTACGCCAAGGAGGGGCTGCCGGACACCCCGATCGCGTCGCCGGGGCTCCAGGCCCTCCACGCGATGGAGAACCCGGCCGACGGTGACTGGCTCTACTTCGTCACGGTCGACAAGGACGGCACGACGGTGTTCAACCGGGACTTCTCGGAGCACGAGAAGGCCATCGAGCAGTCCCGCCAGGGCGGCGTCCTCGACAGCGGGCGGTGACCGACGTGACGGACGGTGACGCCCACGGCGGCCCCGCGACGCCGGGGGTCCTCGACGTCGACGGGTTCCTCACCCTCGCCGCGCACCGCACGCAGGTGTGCGCCGTCCTCGGCCGGCCGGTGGACCACTCCCGGTCGCCGGAGCTGCACCAGGCCGGCTACCGGGCGCTCGGTCTCGTCGACGCGACGTACGAGCGGGTGGAGGCCGGCGAGGCCCAGGAGATCCGCCGGCTCCTCACGGACGCCCCGGCGTCGGTCCGCGGGTTCTCCGTGACGATGCCGGGCAAGGCCGCGGCCCACGACCTCGCCGACGAGATCACGGACCGCGCCGCGCTCATCGGCTCGGCGAACACCCTGGTCCCCCTCGACGGACCCGACGGGCGCCGCTGGCTGGCGGACAACACCGACGTCGACGGCCTCGTCGCGTGTCTCGACCATGTCGCCCCGGGGGAGGCGCTGCGGGGGCGCACGGCCGTCATCGTCGGCAACGGGGGGACGGCGCGGCCGGCGGTCGCGGCGGTCGCGGCCGCGGGGGCACGGGCGGTGACCGTCGCGGCGCGCTCGGAGCGGGCGTTGAACCTGCAGACCCTCGTGGAGTCCTACGGCATGGACTTCGACTGGGTGCGGCTCGACGACCCGGCGGTCGACGCGCACTGCGCCGGTGCCGCGGTCGTCGTCTCGACGGTGCCGGAGGCGGGCGCGGCCCCGCACGCCGATGCGTTCGTCCGGGCCGGCGCGGTCGTCGACGTCATCTACGACCCGTACCCCACGACGCTCCAGGCGACCGCGCTGCGTCGCGGGGTCCCGGTCGCGGACGGCCTGCGAATGCTCGCGGGCCAGGCGGAGGAGCAGCTCCGGCTGTTCACGGGGCACCGGGCCCCGGAGGGTGAGATGCTGAGGGCGGTGCTCGCCGGACGGTGAGCCCGTGCGGGGGGCGGCCGGTCGGGGACCGGCGGGGTGCGGAGGCCGCGGGACCGGTGGGACAGGCCCGGGGCGGAAGTGCCGGGCCCGGGGGCGGGGGAGAACCGACGGTGGGGACGAACGGGGGACGGGATGTCGTGGGTCATGGCCGGCTGGGCCGGTGCGCTGGTGTGGAGTGTCGCGCTCGTCGTCGTGGACGTGCGCTCACTCCGGCTTCCCGACGCCCTCACGCTGCCGGCGGTCCCGGTCGCGGTGGTGCTCGCCGTCGTCACGGGGCACCCCTGGGCGGTGGCCGGGGGCCTCGGGTGGGCGGCCGCGGGGCTCGTCCCGGGGGCGCTGAGCCCGCGGGCGCGGGTCGGGGGCGGTGACGTCAAGCTCGGACTGTCCCTCGGCACCGTCGCCGTCGTGGCCGCCGGACCCGCGGGGTGGGTGGGGGCGGTCGGCGGGGCGTCGGTCGTGACCCTCGCGCTCGCCCTCGGCGGGGGCGGGGGGCGGCGTCGACCCCCGGGACCGGGACCGGGACGGCCCGTGACGGTCGTGCCCCACGGCCCCGGGATGGTCCTCGCGACATGGGCGGTGGTGCTCGCGGCCGGGTACGTGCCGGCGTGGTGACCACCGGGGGAGCCGACTGTTCCGCGGCGACACGGTTCGTGAGACAATGCGACCATGCTTCGATGGACGACAGCGGGAGAGTCCCACGGCCAGGCCCTCATCGCCCTGGTCGAGAACATGGTCGCGGGCGTGCCGGTGACCCGCGACGAGGTGTCGCGGCAGCTGGCCCGCCGCCGCCTCGGGTACGGACGGGGGGCACGGATGTCCTTCGAGGCGGACGAGGTGACCCTCGTCGGCGGCGTCCGCCACGGCCTGACCCTCGGCAGCCCCGTGGCGGTCATGATCGGCAACACCGAATGGCCGAAGTGGACGACCGTCATGTCGGCCGACCCCCTCGACATGTCCGACCCGGAGGTCGCCAGGGAGATGGAGGGGGCGCGCGCCGCCCGCCTCACCCGCCCGCGTCCGGGCCACGCCGACTTCGCCGGGATGCTGAAGTACGGGCACACGGAGGCCCGCCCGGTCCTCGAACGGTCGTCGGCGCGGGAGACCGCCGCCCGCGTGGCCGCCGGCACCGTCGCCCGGTCCCTCCTCCGGGAGGTCACGGGGGCGGAGGTCGTCAGCCACGTCATCTCGATCGGCCGGAGCACCCCGGCGGCGGGCCGGACGCCGACGCCCGCCGACGTCGACGCCGTCGACGCCTCGCCCGTGCGGACCCTCGACCCGGAGGCGGAGCGGTCGATGATCGCGGAGATCGACGCCGCGAAGAAGTCGGGGGACACCCTCGGCGGGATCGTCGAGGTCGTCGTCGACGGCCTGCCCGTCGGCCTCGGCAGCCACGTCAGCGCCGACCGGCGGCTCGACGGCCGCCTCGCCGGCGCGCTCATGAGCATCCAGGCGTTCAAGGGCGTCGAGATCGGCGACGGGATCGAGGAGGCCCGCCGCCGCGGGTCCGAGGCCCACGACGAGATCGACGCCGCGCCCGACGGGGGCGTGACCCGGCGGTCGAACCGGGCCGGCGGCCTGGAAGGGGGCATGACGAACGGGGAGCAGCTGCGGGTGCGCGCTGCGATGAAGCCGATCTCGACCGTGCCCCGGGCCCTGGCGACGGTGGACATGGACACCGGCGCCGCCGCGTCGGGGATCCACCAGCGCTCCGACGTCTGCGCCGTCCCGGCGGCGGCGGTCGTCGCGGAGTCGGTCGTCGCCCTCGAACTGGCGCGGGCGCTGCTCGAGTCCTTCGGCGGGGACAGCCTCGAGCAGACCCGGCGGAACTACCGGGCGTACCTCGACGAGGTCGCCGGCCGACTCGACTGGAGCGACCGGTGAGCCCCCGGGCGGTGCTCGTCGGCCTCCCCGGCGCGGGGAAGTCGACCATCGGCCGCCGGCTGTCGCACGCGCTGAACGTCCCCGTCGTCGACACCGACGACCTCATCGAGGCCGCCGAGGGCATGACCTGCGGCGAGATCTTCGCCCGACGGGGGGAGCCGTACTTCCGGGACCGCGAGGAGTCCGCGGTCCGTGACGCCCTCGCCACCGACGGCATCGTCTCCCTCGGCGGGGGGTCGGTGCTCTCCGCGGCGACGCGGGCGGCGCTCGCCGACCACCTCGTCGTCCACCTCCACATCACCCCGGAGGAGGGCATCCGCCGGACGGTCGCCGCCGGTGGCCGCCCCCTGCTCGAGGCCCCCGACCCCGAGGCCCGGTACCGGGAGCTCGCCGACGAACGGCAGCACCTCTACGAGGAGGTGGCGACGGTGACCGTCCACGGCGACGGCAAGGAGCCGCAGCGCGTCGTCACGGACATCCTCCGCTTCATCGACGAGATCACGTGCGACGCCGCGTCCGGGGAGGCCGCCCGATGACCGGCGCGGACCGGACCGGGGCGGCGCCGGGCCCGGGCGGGGTCCGGACCGTCACGGTCGCGACCGCGAACCCGTACCCCGTGCACATCGGCCGGGGGGCGACGCAGCTGCTCGCCCCGGCGGTCGCGGACCTGGGGGCCGCCCGGGCCGTCGTCGTGCACCAGCCGGCGCTCGCCGGGACGGCGCGGCGGGTGTGCGCGGAGCTCGAGCGGCAGGGCCTGGCGGCCACGACCCACGAGCTGCCGGACGCGGAGGACGGCAAGACCGTCGCGGCCGCGTCCGCGTGCTGGGACACGTGCGCCCGCCACGGCCTGACCCGGCGGGACGTCGTCGTCGGCGTCGGCGGCGGGGCGGCGACGGACGTCGCGGGGTTCGTCGCGGCGACGTGGATGCGCGGCGTGCCGGTCGTCCAGTACCCGACGACGCTGCTCGCGATGGTCGACGCCGCCGTCGGGGGGAAGACCGGCATCAACACCGCGGCGGGGAAGAACCTCGTGGGGGCCTTCCACGAGCCGTCCGCCGTCATCGCGGACATCGACGTGCTCGACACGCTGCCCCGGCGGGAGCTCGTCGCGGGGAGCGCGGAGATCATCAAGGCGGGGTTCATCGCCGACCCGGCCATCCTCGCGCTCTACGAGGCCGACCCCGCGGCCGCCCTCGACCCCGACGGCACCCTGCCCGAACTCGTCGAGCGCGCGGTGCAGGTCAAGGCGTCCGTCGTCGCCTCCGACCTCCACGAGGCGGGGCTCCGGGAGATCCTCAACTACGGCCACACCTACGGTCACGCGGTGGAGCACCACGAGCAGTACCGGTGGCGGCACGGCGACGCGGTGGCGGTCGGGATGGTCTTCGAGGCCGAGCTCGCCCGGGCCGCGGGCCTGCTGTCCGCCGGGGCCGTCGACCGGCACCGCCGCATCCTGCGCTCGGTGGGGCTGCCGGTGTCCTACGACGGGGCGGACCTCGCGACGCTGACGACGGCGATGGGCCGGGACAAGAAGAACCGCGGCGCCGCCATCCGGTTCGTCGTCCTCCGGGACGTCCCGGGAGGGGGGACCGAACCGACCCGGCTCGACGGGCCGGACCCCGACCTGCTCGCCGCGGCGTACGCTGCGACAGCGGGAGCCGCCCCGGTACCGGGCGGTGACGCACCGACGTCCCGGGAGGGACACGGAGAGGACGAGTGATGGACGCACAGACGGGCACGGCCGGACCGCGACGCACGGTGACGGTCGTCAACGGGCCGAACCTCGACCGGCTCGGCACCCGGCAGCCGGACGTGTACGGCGCGACGACGCTCGCCGACGTCGAGGACGCGCTCCGCCGGCTCGGGGAGGAGCTCGGGGTCGCCGTCGAGTGCCACCAGTCGAACCACGAGGGCGACCTCGTCGACGTCATCCACGCCGCCGCGGACGCGGGCAACCCGGTCATCGTCAACGCCGGGGGCCTGACCCACACCTCGGTCGTCCTCCGGGACGCCCTCGCCGAGGTCGCCGCCGGCGCGGGGTTCATCGAGGTCCACATCTCGAACGTCCACGCCCGGGAGGAGTTCCGGCACCGCAGCCTCCTGTCCCCGCTCGCCGCCGGGGTGATCGTCGGGTTGGGGACCGACGGTTACGCCCTCGCGCTGCGGTACTGGGCCGCCCACGCCGGCGACGACCGGTGAGGCGCCCGCGACGACGCCCCCGGCCGTGACAGACAGACCCCTTGACCGACCGTTCCAGGAGGAACACATGACCGAGAACCAGGCACCGTCCCCGTCGACCGCCCCCGCCCCGGACCACGCGGCCCGCCGCCGGGCCGTCGGACGGCGGATCGCCGCCGCCGGCGCGCACCAGCTGCTCGTGACGGACCTCATGAACGTCCGCTACCTCACGGGCTTCACCGGCTCGAACGCCGCGCTGCTCCTCGCGACCGACGGCGAGGGCGTCATCGCGACGGACGGCCGGTACGACACCCAGGTCCGCCAGCAGACGTCCGGCCTCGACATCCGCATCACCCGGGACCTGTTCCGGGAGCTCACGGCCGCCGCCGGCGACGAGGCCGTCCACATCGAGCCGCAGCTCGCCGTCGGCCGGGCGCGGGACCTCGGGGACCCGGAGATCCTCGGCGGGACGGTCGAGGCCGAGCGCCTCGTCAAGGACGACGCGGAGCTCGCCGCGCTCACCGCCGCGGGCGAACTCGCCGACGCGGTGTTCGTCGAGTTCATCGAGGCCGGGGGCATCCGGGAGGGGATCACGGAGATCGAGGCCGCCGCCGACCTCGAGCACCGGCTGCGCCGGGCCGGGGCGGACGGGCTGAGCTTCGACACGATCCTCGCCTCCGGCACGAACGCGGCGAAGCCCCACGCGGGGGTGTCCCGGGAGCGGATCGTCCCCGGACTCGTCACCGTCGATTTCGGGGTGTACCTCGACGGCTACGCCTCCGACGAGACCCGCACCGTGTGCGTCGGGGAGCCAGACGCCCGCAGCCGGGAGCTGTTCGACCTCGTCCACACGGCGTTCACCGCCGGGGTGCAGACCCTCGCCCCGGGTGTCGCCGGGCGTGACGTCGACGCCGCCGCCCGGCGGGTCATCGCCGACGCGGGCTACGGGGAGTACTTCGTGCACTCCACGGGGCACGGCGTCGGGCTCGACGTCCACGAGGCGCCGTCGGCGTCGACCCGCGCGGCGGACCGGGACGTGCTCCGCGAGGGCATGACCCTCACCGTCGAACCGGGCGTGTACCTCCCCGGTGAGACGGGCCTGCGCATCGAGAACACCTACATCATCACCGCCGACGGCGCGCGGACCTGCAACCCGTCGCCGACGGAGCTCAGGGTCGTCTGACGCGGCTGCTAGACTGTACCGCTGTCTCACCGTCCAACATCCACCCAGAGGGAGTGTCACGTGGCAACCACCGCGGATTTCAAGAACGGCATCGTGCTGAAGCTGGACAACAAGCTGCAGCAGATCATCGAGTTCCAGCACGTCAAGCCGGGCAAGGGGCCCGCGTTCGTCCGCACGAAGCTCAAGGACGTCGTCTCCGGGAAGACCGTGGACAAGACGTTCAACGCCGGCGTCAAGGTCGAGATCGCGACCGTCGACCGGCGTGACATGACCTTCCTCTACAACGACGGCACGAACTACGTCCTCATGGACGACAAGAACTACGACCAGGTCGAGCTGCCGCCGCACCTCATGGGTGACGGCGCGCGCTTCCTCCTCGACAACTCCCCGGTCCAGGTCTCCTTCCACGACGGCGAGCCGCTCTTCGCCGAGCTGCCCGTCTCCGTCGAGCTCACGGTCCAGCACACCGACCCGGGCCTGCAGGGCGACCGCTCCACGGGCGGCACGAAGCCGGCGACCCTCGAGACCGGCGCCGAGGTCCAGGTGCCGCTGTTCATCGAGACGGGCAACGTCGTGAAGATCGACACCCGCGACGGTTCCTACCTGTCCCGCGTGAACTCCTGATTCGGCGGGACACGGTGACTGACCAGCCGAACACGTACAAGCGGAAGGGCTCCCGCCACAAGGCCCGGCAGCGCGCGGTCGACCTCCTCTTCGAGGCGGAGTTCCGGGACGTCGACCCGGTGGAGATCGCCCACGAGCGCATCGAACTCTCGCGTGACCAGGCCAACCAGGTCCGTCCGGTGTCCGACTACACCCTCCGGGTCGTCGAGGGGGTCGCGACGGGTCTCGACGAGATCGACGCCGCGATCGCCGGGCACCTGTCCAGCGAGTGGAGTCTCGACCGGCTCCCGGCCGTCGACCGGGCGGTCCTGCGCGTCAGCGTCTGGGAGCTGACGGAGAACCCGGAGGTGCCCGACCGCGTGGCGATGTCCGAGGGGATCGCCCTCGCCGAGGAGTACTGCCACGACAAGGCCCCCGGCTACGTCAACGCCGTCCTCGACGGCATCGCCCGCGAGGTGCGTGACCGGCGCGACGCGGCGGCCGCGGACCGTCAGGCGGCGGAGGATCTCGCCCTCGCGGACGCGGCCGCGGCCCGCCGGGAGGTGGAGGCGGCGGTCGACGCGCTCGTCGACACGTCGGACGAGACCGGCGGGAGCGGGGACGCCGACGCCGGCACCGGGGCCGGGGCGGACGCGACCGGCACGGACGCGACCGGCACAGCCGCGACAGACGGCACCACCGGGACCGGCCCGGAGGGGGAGACCGGGGGACCGCAGGCCTGAGACGGCACCGGGGGAGGGGGACCCCCGTGCCGGGCGGGGTGGTAGACTCCTGGCCTGAAGACTGACGACCGTCAGTGGACATCCTTTAACGGACCGCACTGTGAGGCGGGGAAGGAGGTCACGATGAGTCAGACAGGTCATACCGGGGACACCGGTGCGGAGACGCGCGTCCTTCTGGACGGGGACGACGTCTCCCGTACTGTCGCACGCATCGCGCACCAGATCATCGAGAAGACCGCCCTGGCGCCGGGGGGACCGGAGGCGCGTCCGGGCGCGGGGGACGGGCCGGCCGTCGGTGCGCCGGTCATCCTGCTCGGCATCCCGTCGCGGGGGGTTCCGCTCGCCCGCCGGCTCGCGGAGAAGGTCTCGGAGTTCAGCGGGGTCGACGTCCCGCACGGGGCCCTCGACGTCACGCTGTACCGGGACGACCTCGGGTCGCGCCCGCACCGGGCGCTCGCGTCGACGGACATCCCGGCGGACGTCGAGGGGGCGACCGTCGTCCTCGTCGACGACGTCCTGTACTCGGGCCGGACGATCCGCGCGGCGCTCGACGCGCTGCGGGACGTCGGCCGGGCGGG
The sequence above is drawn from the Corynebacterium bovis DSM 20582 = CIP 54.80 genome and encodes:
- the mltG gene encoding endolytic transglycosylase MltG; its protein translation is MPTTRSAEPKYRRRRQMAGALSIALVVLLVAIGGYVYYVREVAATRDYDGTGNGTVVMVRVDQGDSVASLTQELLDRKIIGSRGAMLQAAEESEHSGSGGLHAGYYPLQEKMSAKAVMDTLTDESKRRGVVDIPNGLPLDDVRVVGGDTREGVLTLISRQTCEGTGDRATDATCVTPEELSDTIAQTSPEELGVPAWAVKPVSARGDDPRRIEGLIAPGVHLFDPTSEPKQIIHDIVASSAETYEGTGLERSAQSLGLTPYQVITAASLIEREAPEGDFDKVARVILNRLHENKKLEFDSTVNYSVDEQEVATTDEDRARRTPWNTYAKEGLPDTPIASPGLQALHAMENPADGDWLYFVTVDKDGTTVFNRDFSEHEKAIEQSRQGGVLDSGR
- the efp gene encoding elongation factor P, translated to MATTADFKNGIVLKLDNKLQQIIEFQHVKPGKGPAFVRTKLKDVVSGKTVDKTFNAGVKVEIATVDRRDMTFLYNDGTNYVLMDDKNYDQVELPPHLMGDGARFLLDNSPVQVSFHDGEPLFAELPVSVELTVQHTDPGLQGDRSTGGTKPATLETGAEVQVPLFIETGNVVKIDTRDGSYLSRVNS
- a CDS encoding prepilin peptidase, with protein sequence MSWVMAGWAGALVWSVALVVVDVRSLRLPDALTLPAVPVAVVLAVVTGHPWAVAGGLGWAAAGLVPGALSPRARVGGGDVKLGLSLGTVAVVAAGPAGWVGAVGGASVVTLALALGGGGGRRRPPGPGPGRPVTVVPHGPGMVLATWAVVLAAGYVPAW
- the aroQ gene encoding type II 3-dehydroquinate dehydratase — its product is MDAQTGTAGPRRTVTVVNGPNLDRLGTRQPDVYGATTLADVEDALRRLGEELGVAVECHQSNHEGDLVDVIHAAADAGNPVIVNAGGLTHTSVVLRDALAEVAAGAGFIEVHISNVHAREEFRHRSLLSPLAAGVIVGLGTDGYALALRYWAAHAGDDR
- a CDS encoding M24 family metallopeptidase; the protein is MTENQAPSPSTAPAPDHAARRRAVGRRIAAAGAHQLLVTDLMNVRYLTGFTGSNAALLLATDGEGVIATDGRYDTQVRQQTSGLDIRITRDLFRELTAAAGDEAVHIEPQLAVGRARDLGDPEILGGTVEAERLVKDDAELAALTAAGELADAVFVEFIEAGGIREGITEIEAAADLEHRLRRAGADGLSFDTILASGTNAAKPHAGVSRERIVPGLVTVDFGVYLDGYASDETRTVCVGEPDARSRELFDLVHTAFTAGVQTLAPGVAGRDVDAAARRVIADAGYGEYFVHSTGHGVGLDVHEAPSASTRAADRDVLREGMTLTVEPGVYLPGETGLRIENTYIITADGARTCNPSPTELRVV
- a CDS encoding shikimate kinase — its product is MSPRAVLVGLPGAGKSTIGRRLSHALNVPVVDTDDLIEAAEGMTCGEIFARRGEPYFRDREESAVRDALATDGIVSLGGGSVLSAATRAALADHLVVHLHITPEEGIRRTVAAGGRPLLEAPDPEARYRELADERQHLYEEVATVTVHGDGKEPQRVVTDILRFIDEITCDAASGEAAR
- a CDS encoding shikimate dehydrogenase, translated to MTDVTDGDAHGGPATPGVLDVDGFLTLAAHRTQVCAVLGRPVDHSRSPELHQAGYRALGLVDATYERVEAGEAQEIRRLLTDAPASVRGFSVTMPGKAAAHDLADEITDRAALIGSANTLVPLDGPDGRRWLADNTDVDGLVACLDHVAPGEALRGRTAVIVGNGGTARPAVAAVAAAGARAVTVAARSERALNLQTLVESYGMDFDWVRLDDPAVDAHCAGAAVVVSTVPEAGAAPHADAFVRAGAVVDVIYDPYPTTLQATALRRGVPVADGLRMLAGQAEEQLRLFTGHRAPEGEMLRAVLAGR
- the pyrR gene encoding bifunctional pyr operon transcriptional regulator/uracil phosphoribosyltransferase PyrR, with protein sequence MSQTGHTGDTGAETRVLLDGDDVSRTVARIAHQIIEKTALAPGGPEARPGAGDGPAVGAPVILLGIPSRGVPLARRLAEKVSEFSGVDVPHGALDVTLYRDDLGSRPHRALASTDIPADVEGATVVLVDDVLYSGRTIRAALDALRDVGRAGVVQLAVLIDRGHRELPIRADYVGKNIPTSRSEDVSVELSDVDGVDRVTLRRSTEGDL
- the ruvX gene encoding Holliday junction resolvase RuvX, which translates into the protein MSGDAAGSPDRPGDDDPGRGRRLGLDVGTVRIGVAVSDPDGILATPVETVRAEPGTGDHPGHELGRILDIAEDNAVVEVVVGLPVTLRGRDTASTRRARVYAETLREELGPSVPVRLADERLSTMAATQAMQASGVSARKGRGRIDQAAAVHILQGWLDARRRTIS
- the aroC gene encoding chorismate synthase, whose amino-acid sequence is MLRWTTAGESHGQALIALVENMVAGVPVTRDEVSRQLARRRLGYGRGARMSFEADEVTLVGGVRHGLTLGSPVAVMIGNTEWPKWTTVMSADPLDMSDPEVAREMEGARAARLTRPRPGHADFAGMLKYGHTEARPVLERSSARETAARVAAGTVARSLLREVTGAEVVSHVISIGRSTPAAGRTPTPADVDAVDASPVRTLDPEAERSMIAEIDAAKKSGDTLGGIVEVVVDGLPVGLGSHVSADRRLDGRLAGALMSIQAFKGVEIGDGIEEARRRGSEAHDEIDAAPDGGVTRRSNRAGGLEGGMTNGEQLRVRAAMKPISTVPRALATVDMDTGAAASGIHQRSDVCAVPAAAVVAESVVALELARALLESFGGDSLEQTRRNYRAYLDEVAGRLDWSDR
- the aroB gene encoding 3-dehydroquinate synthase, which gives rise to MTGADRTGAAPGPGGVRTVTVATANPYPVHIGRGATQLLAPAVADLGAARAVVVHQPALAGTARRVCAELERQGLAATTHELPDAEDGKTVAAASACWDTCARHGLTRRDVVVGVGGGAATDVAGFVAATWMRGVPVVQYPTTLLAMVDAAVGGKTGINTAAGKNLVGAFHEPSAVIADIDVLDTLPRRELVAGSAEIIKAGFIADPAILALYEADPAAALDPDGTLPELVERAVQVKASVVASDLHEAGLREILNYGHTYGHAVEHHEQYRWRHGDAVAVGMVFEAELARAAGLLSAGAVDRHRRILRSVGLPVSYDGADLATLTTAMGRDKKNRGAAIRFVVLRDVPGGGTEPTRLDGPDPDLLAAAYAATAGAAPVPGGDAPTSREGHGEDE